One Streptomyces sp. CNQ-509 DNA window includes the following coding sequences:
- a CDS encoding bacterial proteasome activator family protein, with the protein MNTPSNERPPETPQVVVVGPDGMARGTVAPGDGGADEEGREIPLTDKVEQPAKVMRIGSMIKQLLEEVRAAPLDEASRARLKEIHSSSVKELEDGLAPDLIDELERLTLPFTDETVPTEAELRIAQAQLVGWLEGLFHGIQTTLFAQQMAARAQLEQMRRALPPGGGLGGDDQGEMGPEHGRTGGPYL; encoded by the coding sequence ATGAATACTCCGAGCAACGAGCGCCCGCCCGAGACCCCCCAGGTGGTGGTGGTCGGACCCGACGGCATGGCACGCGGGACCGTCGCGCCGGGCGACGGCGGCGCGGACGAGGAGGGCCGTGAGATCCCGCTGACCGACAAGGTCGAGCAGCCGGCGAAGGTCATGCGCATCGGCAGCATGATCAAGCAGTTGCTGGAGGAGGTGCGGGCCGCGCCCCTGGACGAGGCGAGCCGCGCCCGGCTGAAGGAGATCCACTCCAGTTCCGTGAAGGAGCTGGAGGACGGCCTCGCGCCCGACCTGATCGACGAGCTGGAGCGGCTGACGCTGCCGTTCACCGACGAGACCGTGCCCACGGAGGCGGAGCTGCGCATCGCGCAGGCGCAGTTGGTCGGCTGGCTCGAAGGGCTCTTCCACGGCATCCAGACGACGCTGTTCGCCCAGCAGATGGCCGCGCGGGCGCAGTTGGAGCAGATGCGCCGGGCGCTGCCGCCCGGCGGCGGCCTCGGCGGCGACGACCAGGGCGAGATGGGTCCCGAGCACGGGCGCACCGGCGGCCCGTACCTCTGA
- a CDS encoding GNAT family N-acetyltransferase, giving the protein MRVTGAASAADELTLLTAPAPALAATPRLPAAFPAAAHRLLADLVRGGAALGWVEPPSAADVAALLDDVSAAARAGDAALRAAYLGDRLLGVGYWLRYARPTHRPHADLEKLAVAAEAHGRGVGRALAAALVADARAAGIEVLTLDARGDNDAALRLYRSLGFTEYGRLPGFVAVGERRYDKVFHMLDLRRPPHG; this is encoded by the coding sequence GTGAGGGTGACTGGTGCCGCGAGTGCCGCGGACGAACTCACCCTCCTCACCGCCCCCGCCCCCGCCCTCGCCGCCACCCCCCGCCTCCCCGCCGCCTTCCCCGCCGCCGCTCACCGGCTCCTCGCCGACCTCGTCCGCGGCGGTGCCGCGCTCGGCTGGGTCGAGCCGCCGTCCGCAGCCGACGTGGCCGCGCTCCTCGACGACGTGTCCGCCGCCGCCCGCGCGGGCGATGCCGCGCTGCGTGCCGCGTACCTCGGCGACCGGCTCCTCGGCGTCGGCTACTGGCTCCGCTACGCCCGCCCCACCCACCGCCCGCACGCCGACCTGGAGAAGCTCGCGGTGGCCGCCGAGGCGCACGGCCGCGGGGTCGGCCGGGCGCTGGCCGCCGCGCTCGTCGCCGACGCGCGGGCCGCCGGGATCGAGGTGCTGACCCTCGACGCCCGCGGCGACAACGACGCCGCCCTGCGCCTGTACCGCTCGCTGGGCTTCACGGAGTACGGCAGGCTGCCCGGGTTCGTGGCCGTCGGGGAGCGCCGCTACGACAAGGTCTTCCACATGCTGGACCTCCGCCGTCCGCCGCACGGCTAG